Proteins encoded by one window of Manihot esculenta cultivar AM560-2 chromosome 10, M.esculenta_v8, whole genome shotgun sequence:
- the LOC122724906 gene encoding uncharacterized protein At5g39865-like, with protein sequence MLTKWLRSPGGAHFSSTQPPSPRYFSCSSFKDINNILLEELQNGSKSEPESPRRPSIFHRVRLATSRLLHCRHYRSKISILSPPPNHSDHHIVVYFTSLRIVRRTFEDCRTVRSILLGYRVPIDERDLSMDGRYLDELQEITGSKKVSLPVVFIGGKHVGGAENIKEMNESGELKMLIGRLSFVENSNGCDLCGGLRFVICEQCNGSHKIYSNKLGFRICTFCNVNGLIRCGLCSPVESRRLSTS encoded by the coding sequence ATGTTGACGAAGTGGCTGAGATCACCAGGTGGAGCTCACTTCTCCTCAACACAGCCACCATCACCAAGGTACTTCTCTTGCTCATCCTTCAAAGACATTAATAATATTCTCTTAGAAGAACTCCAAAATGGATCCAAATCCGAACCCGAATCCCCCAGAAGACCGTCCATTTTCCACCGGGTCCGGCTCGCCACTTCACGCCTCCTTCATTGCCGCCACTACCGCTCTAAAATATCCATCCTATCTCCACCTCCCAACCATAGCGACCACCACATCGTTGTCTACTTCACAAGCCTGCGCATTGTCCGTAGGACATTTGAGGATTGCAGGACCGTCAGATCAATTCTTCTTGGATATCGCGTCCCAATCGACGAACGAGATTTGTCCATGGATGGTAGGTATTTAGACGAGTTACAGGAGATCACAGGGTCCAAAAAGGTAAGCTTACCTGTAGTTTTCATTGGAGGGAAACATGTTGGTGGGGCCGAGAATATCAAGGAGATGAATGAAAGTGGAGAATTAAAGATGTTGATTGGTCGGTTATCGTTTGTAGAAAACAGTAATGGTTGTGATCTTTGCGGAGGGCTGAGATTTGTTATTTGTGAACAGTGCAATGGAAGCCATAAGATCTACTCAAATAAGCTTGGGTTTAGAATTTGCACCTTCTGTAATGTGAACGGTTTGATAAGGTGCGGTCTATGCTCTCCGGTGGAATCGCGACGCTTATCAACCTCCTGA
- the LOC110624837 gene encoding probable inactive receptor-like protein kinase At3g56050 yields the protein MDKRNWKFSRFGGLLLFLLHRSLILCWSLNDEGLALLKFKERIGSDPYGALKNWKDEDGVVDPCTWFGVGCSDGKVVILNLKDLCLGGTLAPELRNLVHIKSIILRNNSLTGKIPNGIGELKELEVLDFGYNNVSGPLPPDLGSNLSLTILLLDNNRLLGNLSPEVEQLKTLSEFQVDENQLATAAQGSSCNKRSTIWNSMQTENAINRRQLQVTGASRENEPPYLRGRFIFPPPPPDSGNGRFVPPPFLPSPPVNVPFPSPPPKSNPPSPSFPSPPQEPHLPSPSPSGSALNPPSIPTPSSNSPSKDVAIIAGTIGGSLFVVSIIIIYVCKIKKATVKPWVTGLSGQLQKAFITGVPKLKRSELEAGCEDFSNVIGSSPIGTLYKGTLSSGVEIAVASVAVTSSKDWPRHLEVQFRKKIETLSKVNHKNFVNLIGYCEEEEPFTRMLVFEYAPNGTLFEHLHIKESEHLDWGMRLRIAMGMAYCLEHMHQLNPPITHNNLNSSAISLAEDYAAKISDFSFSNVITTTEMESSGEKFLDTPMAHPDSNVYSFGVVLFEMITGRIPYSVDNGSLEDWASDYLRGDQPLKDMVDPTLDSVEEEKVERIGEVIKSCVDPDPERRPAMREVTARLREITGITPDAATPKLSPLWWAELEILSPDAS from the exons ATGGACAAGAGAAACTGGAAATTCAGCAGATTTGGTGGCCTTCTGCTCTTTTTGCTCCACCGCAGCTTGATTTTGTGTTGGTCGCTCAACGACGAAG GATTGGCGTTGTTGAAGTTTAAAGAGAGAATAGGGAGCGATCCGTACGGCGCGTTGAAGAACTGGAAGGATGAAGATGGAGTTGTTGATCCGTGTACTTGGTTTGGAGTTGGGTGCTCTGATGGCAAAGTTGTAATTTT GAACTTGAAAGATCTTTGTCTTGGAGGAACACTAGCACCTGAACTCAGAAACCTTGTTCACATAAAGTCTAT TATTTTGCGCAACAATTCTTTAACTGGCAAAATTCCCAATGGAATTggggagttgaaggaattggagGTGTTAGATTTTGGATACAATAACGTCTCTGGACCACTTCCACCAGATCTTGGCAGTAATCTCTCTCTGACAATCCT CCTCCTGGACAACAACAGGCTTCTTGGCAACTTATCGCCTGAAGTTGAACAACTGAAAACACTTTCTGAATTTCAAGTGGATGAAAACCAACTAGCTACTGCAGCTCAAGGATCATCTTGCAATAAAAGATCCACTATATG GAACTCTATGCAAACTGAAAATGCAATCAATAGGCGGCAGCTGCAAGTGACCGGTGCCTCCCGGGAAAATGAACCACCATATTTACGAGGCCGTTTCATTtttccaccaccacctcctgattCTGGAAATGGGAGATTTGTGCCACCACCATTTTTGCCTTCTCCCCCGGTGAATGTTCCTTTCCCATCTCCTCCACCAAAATCAAATCCGCCTTCCCCTTCTTTTCCATCTCCTCCGCAGGAGCCACATCTGCCTTCCCCTTCGCCAAGTGGTTCTGCTTTAAATCCTCCTTCCATTCCAACTCCATCCTCTAATAGTCCTAGTAAAGATGTTGCAATAATTGCCGGAACCATCGGGGGCTCTCTATTTGTTGTTTCCATTATCATCATATATGTCTGTAAAATTAAGAAGGCTACTGTCAAACCTTGGGTCACAGGATTGAGTGGGCAACTTCAGAAAGCATTTATAACTG GTGTACCAAAGCTTAAGAGATCTGAACTTGAAGCAGGCTGTGAAGATTTCAGTAATGTAATTGGTTCTTCACCAATTGGCACACTGTACAAGGGAACACTCTCCAGTGGTGTTGAAATAGCTGTGGCCTCAGTTGCAGTAACATCTTCCAAGGATTGGCCTAGGCATTTAGAAGTTCAGTTTAGGAAGAAG ATTGAGACATTATCAAAAGTGAATCACAAGAATTTCGTCAACCTTATCGGATACTGCGAGGAGGAGGAGCCCTTCACGAGAATGCTGGTTTTTGAATATGCTCCAAATGGGACACTCTTTGAACATTTACACA TTAAAGAATCTGAACACCTGGACTGGGGAATGCGGTTGAGAATTGCAATGGGCATGGCTTACTGCCTCGAGCATATGCACCAGCTAAACCCACCGATAACTCACAACAATCTCAACTCTTCAGCCATTTCTCTCGCTGAAGATTATGCAGCCAAAATTTCAGATTTCAGTTTTTCAAATGTGATAACTACAACTGAGATGGAATCATCCGGCGAAAAGTTCTTGGATACCCCAATGGCACATCCAGACAGTAATGTTTACAGTTTCGGAGTGGTATTATTTGAAATGATAACGGGTAGGATACCTTACTCGGTGGACAATGGTTCACTTGAAGATTGGGCGTCAGACTATTTGAGAGGTGATCAACCCCTTAAAGACATGGTTGATCCGACTCTAGACTCGGTCGAAGAGGAGAAGGTGGAAAGAATAGGTGAAGTGATAAAATCTTGTGTCGACCCAGATCCAGAGAGAAGACCGGCAATGAGAGAAGTCACTGCAAGACTAAGAGAGATAACAGGAATAACACCAGATGCAGCAACTCCAAAACTCTCTCCTCTTTGGTGGGCAGAGCTTGAAATTTTGTCACCAGATGCTAGCTAA
- the LOC110624605 gene encoding non-classical arabinogalactan protein 30 encodes MAINQLTVAICSLLLLPFAFPSISAYESTPAKPAEKKVDVVVEGMVYCQSCDHYGSWSFKGAEPIPSAKVSVICKNHMKQVSYYKAYETNEYGYFYAQLDDFKMDNNILDHPLQSCYVKLVSSPLANCSLLSNVNYGIYGASLRYKNKILRGSHYEAVIYSAGPLAFRSAHCSPETHV; translated from the coding sequence ATGGCAATCAATCAGCTCACAGTAGCCATCTGCTCTCTCCTGCTGCTCCCATTTGCCTTCCCTTCAATATCTGCATATGAAAGTACTCCAGCCAAACCGGCAGAGAAGAAAGTTGATGTGGTTGTTGAAGGTATGGTATACTGCCAGAGCTGTGACCACTATGGCTCATGGTCTTTCAAGGGGGCTGAGCCAATCCCTTCTGCTAAAGTTAGTGTCATTTGCAAAAACCACATGAAACAAGTGAGCTATTACAAGGCTTATGAAACTAATGAATATGGCTACTTCTATGCACAACTTGATGACTTCAAGATGGATAATAACATTTTGGATCATCCCCTCCAATCTTGCTATGTGAAGCTTGTTTCATCTCCTCTTGCAAATTGCAGTCTCCTCTCCAATGTTAACTATGGAATCTATGGTGCATCTCTTCGCTACAAAAACAAAATACTGCGAGGGAGTCATTATGAGGCTGTGATCTATTCTGCAGGTCCCTTGGCTTTTCGTTCTGCTCATTGCTCTCCTGAAACTCATGTCTAA
- the LOC110624603 gene encoding probable inactive serine/threonine-protein kinase bub1: MASNSPHNDLFSALISDIKSYSGKDPLHPWLRGIKKMKATLPQNLLKEKLPRFLQKCTQTFESDRRYRNDLRYLRVWLELMDYVDEPRALLRTMEMNSIGSKRSLFYQAYALYYEKMKKFEEAEQMYHLGVQNLAEPVDELQKSYEQFLQRMQRHRNKKIQGGRPGRKPLSSRKTEENKENACNIEEKHKKLLDTSSQNMKLQNESNNALILGNSCNVGIDGDSSVKKDHVQNIRPIDICEQQATTGRESRESMMFHGDDTVVVKFVDTAIVGKSEAEDACHHGLVDPTINMKEAMNAINSMFKEPLKTAPISRRSQRSRTKEHNLNSGFSVFVDENLDNGTESSDQREEEDISLIKHGRAQTFQLQQEPLKIFIDDEEIDENGDRPDGNDNSEQSEAQNQGEGSCSSAARLNAFVFPCPKDLTSESSDDLDSENSPQMKLREDTVVHRFVGSTILDEPAVENVWHHGLVDPTINLKEAMDDINNMFGKPIDFVRTKRPKKQEKPPVTKQDLGGFSILPDDDLEHQKGQPLPRSSSRSDTDLFEPTMFTKEAKDEINKLFGMPLDF, encoded by the exons ATGGCCTCAAACTCTCCTCACAATGATCTCTTTTCCGCTTTAATTTCAGACATCAAATCCTATTCTGGCAAAGACCCTCTTCATCCATGGCTCCG GGGTATTAAGAAAATGAAGGCAACTCTGCCTCAAAATCTATTAAAGGAAAAGTTACCTCGGTTTTTGCAGAAATGCACGCAGACATTTGAGTCTGATCGTCGTTATAGAAATGACTTACGCTATCTTCGTGTTTGGTTAGAGCTG ATGGATTATGTGGATGAACCAAGAGCATTACTGAGAACCATGGAAATGAATTCCATAGGGTCAAAGCGATCATTGTTCTATCAAGCGTATGCTCTTTATTATGAGAAGATGAAGAAATTTGAGGAGGCTGAGCAGATGTATCACTTGGGAGTGCAGAA CCTTGCAGAGCCTGTTGATGAACTACAAAAATCATATGAGCAGTTCCTTCAACGCATGCAGAGACacaggaacaagaaaatccag GGAGGTAGGCCTGGCAGAAAACCTCTGTCATCCAGGAAGACTGAAGAGAACAAAGAAAATGCGTGCAACATTGAGGAGAAGCATAAAAAGTTACTGGATACAAGTTCTCAGAATATGAAGCTGCAGAATGAATCTAACAATGCCTTGATTTTGGGAAATTCATGTAACGTTGGAATTGATGGCGATTCATCTGTCAAGAAAGACCATGTGCAAAATATTAGACCTATAGATATATGTGAGCAGCAGGCAACTACTGGAAGAGAGTCACGTGAATCCATGATGTTTCATGGTGATGACACAGTTGTGGTTAAATTTGTAGACACTGCTATAGTTGGGAAGTCTGAAGCTGAAGATGCATGTCATCATGGACTGGTGGATCCAACCATAAATATGAAGGAAGCCATGAATGCCATCAATAGCATGTTTAAAGAGCCTCTAAAGACTGCTCCAATTAGTAGGAGGTCACAGAGAAGTCGAACAAAAGAACATAACTTGAACAGTGGATTCAGTGTCTTTGTTGATGAAAACTTGGATAATGGAACTGAATCATCAGatcaaagagaagaagaagatatttCACTGATTAAGCATGGTAGAGCTCAAACTTTCCAGCTTCAACAAGAACCACTTAAAATATTCATTGATGATGAAGAAATTGATGAGAATGGAGATAGACCTGATGGGAATGACAACTCAGAACAGAGTGAGGCTCAAAATCAGGGTGAAGGCTCTTGTTCATCTGCTGCACGCTTGAATGCTTTTGTATTCCCATGCCCAAAGGATCTAACATCTGAAAGCTCAGATGATCTGGATTCAGAGAATTCGCCCCAAATGAAGCTGAGAGAAGACACAGTTGTTCATAGATTTGTTGGGTCTACCATCTTGGATGAGCCAGCAGTAGAAAATGTTTGGCACCATGGGTTAGTAGATCCTACAATTAACTTGAAGGAGGCTATGGATGATATAAATAACATGTTTGGGAAGCCAATAGATTTTGTGAGGACCAAGAGACCAAAGAAGCAGGAAAAACCACCAGTTACAAAACAAGATCTTGGTGGATTTTCAATACTTCCTGATGATGATTTGGAACATCAAAAAGGTCAGCCACTGCCAAGATCATCTAGCAGAAGCGATACTGATTTGTTTGAGCCTACTATGTTTACCAAAGAAGCAAAGGATGAGATAAATAAGCTGTTTGGAATGCCTCTGGACTTCTAG